From one Thalassospira lucentensis genomic stretch:
- the hrpB gene encoding ATP-dependent helicase HrpB, which translates to MPKAFPVLPIDAVLPDLCVLLETGTNAVLQAPPGAGKTTKVPLALLESAWRNDQKIVMLEPRRLAARAAARRMAQLMGEGVGETVGYRVRFDSKVSARTRIEVVTEGILVRMIQDDPELSGIGCVIFDEFHERSLDADLGLALAMETQAALRDDLRIVVMSATLDGDPIAALMGGCPVITSEGRAFPVETKYIPIRPDAWIDREMTAAIRLALRDESGSILAFLPGQGEITRVEAALKDGLDPSVIIAPLYGAMETRAQDIAIEPAPDGMRKVVLATAIAETSLTIDGIRVVVDCGLQRLPRFDPASGMTRLVTVKSSQASAEQRRGRAGRLEPGVCYRLWAEAEHRARPPFTTPEIADADLAPLTLELARWGVSDPASLPWLDQPDRAKIEQARDVLRRLEAIDDANRITPMGTAMAGLPVHPRLAHMMLRGARLGLDEVACALAALLSDRDFMRGRGADLRLRVEAILARKAPKMITEAAIQLARRLGEVAKKEVASDAGNIEVGPVDHADQVGLLLAFAYPDRIGERRKGADARYRLSGGRGGILANDDALANEPYIAVAELDGQAREARIYLAAPLSRANLETHFADQISEGTEVFWEVQSDAVQARWQRRIGALVLDEKTTRDEAGSDAIATAMIEGIRRLGLHCLPWDKAAEGLRERIAFLHGVDPENWPDMSDDALLASLEDWLMPYLGGINKRSQLKQVNLVEALLSGIDWNRRQELDRLAPTHWTVPTGSHIRIDYSAETPALPVRLQEMFGATETPKIAGGKVAVTLHLLSPAQRPLQVTSDLVGFWKGSYAQVKAEMRGRYPKHHWPDDPLQAEPTRRVKSRM; encoded by the coding sequence ATGCCCAAAGCCTTTCCCGTCCTTCCGATTGATGCCGTTCTGCCTGACCTTTGTGTCCTGCTGGAAACCGGTACCAATGCGGTTTTGCAGGCCCCGCCGGGGGCTGGGAAAACGACCAAGGTTCCCTTGGCGTTGCTGGAAAGTGCATGGCGGAATGATCAGAAGATCGTGATGCTCGAACCCCGGCGGCTTGCCGCGCGGGCGGCCGCTCGCCGGATGGCCCAGTTGATGGGCGAGGGCGTCGGCGAGACAGTCGGCTATCGCGTGCGGTTTGACAGCAAGGTTTCCGCCAGAACTCGGATCGAGGTCGTGACCGAAGGTATTCTGGTGCGCATGATCCAGGACGACCCGGAACTGTCAGGCATTGGCTGCGTGATTTTTGATGAATTTCACGAACGGTCGCTTGATGCCGATCTGGGATTGGCATTGGCGATGGAAACGCAGGCCGCCCTTCGCGATGATTTGCGCATTGTCGTAATGTCGGCAACCCTTGATGGCGATCCGATTGCGGCCCTGATGGGCGGTTGCCCGGTGATCACCAGCGAAGGCCGCGCTTTTCCGGTTGAAACAAAATATATCCCGATCCGCCCCGATGCGTGGATTGATCGGGAAATGACGGCGGCGATCCGGTTGGCACTTCGCGACGAAAGCGGGTCGATCCTGGCCTTCCTGCCGGGGCAGGGGGAAATCACGCGGGTTGAGGCGGCGTTGAAAGACGGGCTTGATCCATCGGTGATCATTGCGCCGCTTTATGGCGCGATGGAAACGAGGGCACAGGATATTGCGATTGAGCCGGCCCCCGATGGCATGCGCAAGGTGGTGCTGGCGACTGCGATTGCCGAAACGTCATTAACGATTGATGGCATTCGGGTGGTGGTCGATTGCGGATTGCAGCGTTTGCCAAGATTTGACCCGGCATCGGGCATGACGCGGCTGGTGACAGTCAAATCATCGCAGGCCAGTGCCGAACAACGTCGCGGTCGTGCCGGACGATTGGAGCCGGGCGTATGTTATCGCCTGTGGGCAGAAGCCGAACATCGCGCCCGTCCGCCTTTTACCACGCCGGAAATTGCCGATGCCGATCTGGCGCCGCTGACGCTGGAGCTCGCCCGCTGGGGCGTGTCTGATCCGGCAAGCCTGCCGTGGCTGGATCAGCCCGACAGAGCAAAGATCGAACAGGCACGTGATGTGTTACGGCGGCTTGAGGCGATTGACGATGCTAACCGGATCACGCCAATGGGAACTGCGATGGCCGGATTGCCAGTGCATCCGCGGTTGGCACATATGATGTTGCGTGGCGCGCGCCTTGGACTGGACGAGGTTGCCTGTGCGCTGGCAGCACTTTTGTCGGATCGGGATTTCATGCGCGGGCGTGGGGCGGATTTAAGGCTTCGGGTCGAGGCGATTCTGGCCCGCAAGGCCCCAAAAATGATCACGGAAGCCGCAATACAGCTTGCACGGCGACTGGGCGAGGTCGCAAAGAAAGAAGTGGCGTCCGACGCAGGCAACATTGAGGTCGGCCCTGTGGATCATGCGGATCAGGTCGGGTTGCTTCTGGCATTTGCCTATCCCGACCGGATTGGCGAAAGACGCAAGGGTGCGGATGCGCGGTATCGCCTGTCGGGCGGGCGTGGCGGGATACTGGCCAATGACGATGCATTGGCGAACGAACCCTATATCGCGGTGGCGGAACTTGACGGGCAGGCGCGCGAAGCACGGATTTACCTTGCCGCACCTTTGTCGCGCGCAAATCTTGAAACCCATTTTGCCGATCAGATTTCCGAAGGAACAGAGGTCTTCTGGGAAGTGCAAAGCGATGCAGTGCAGGCACGATGGCAACGGCGGATCGGGGCGCTGGTGCTTGATGAAAAGACCACCCGTGACGAGGCCGGATCGGATGCGATTGCGACCGCGATGATCGAAGGCATTCGTCGTCTTGGCCTGCATTGTTTGCCTTGGGACAAGGCGGCCGAGGGACTGCGCGAACGGATCGCGTTCCTGCATGGGGTCGATCCGGAAAACTGGCCCGACATGAGCGACGATGCGCTTTTGGCATCGCTTGAGGATTGGCTCATGCCATATCTTGGCGGGATCAATAAACGCAGCCAGCTTAAACAGGTCAATCTGGTCGAGGCACTGTTATCGGGCATTGACTGGAACCGGCGCCAAGAGCTTGATCGTCTGGCACCGACCCACTGGACCGTGCCGACCGGATCACACATCCGCATTGATTATAGTGCTGAAACACCGGCACTTCCGGTCCGGTTGCAGGAAATGTTTGGCGCGACCGAAACTCCCAAAATCGCCGGGGGCAAGGTGGCGGTAACGTTGCATCTGCTGTCGCCAGCACAAAGGCCGCTTCAGGTAACGTCTGATCTGGTGGGGTTCTGGAAAGGCTCCTATGCGCAGGTCAAGGCCGAGATGAGGGGACGTTATCCCAAACATCACTGGCCCGACGACCCGTTGCAGGCCGAACCGACCAGACGGGTCAAAAGCCGGATGTGA
- a CDS encoding LysR family transcriptional regulator, translating into MDLHGIDLNLLVAFDALMKERSVTRAGIRIGRTQPAMSAALSRLRGLLNDELFIRSPGGLQPTPRALDLAEPLGHALAEIQRTLDFTQTFDPTTSTATFSVALSDHPTFKVLPVLLDALRQKAPGITLRISNFTARDDAINLLDAGEADLTIGVPPTASGRILTRPLFSENFVCVMRRDHPAAKAPLDLPAFLSLSHLLVSPENDCFGLVDAALAKMGHKRRLAVTLPTMYAAPLVIARSDLIATLMAGVIPASGQDDALAIRSLPFDLDPIGFTMSWHRRNEVHPAQRWLRDFVAGLPLDE; encoded by the coding sequence ATGGATTTACATGGCATCGACCTCAATCTTCTGGTGGCCTTCGACGCGCTGATGAAAGAACGCAGCGTCACGCGTGCGGGCATACGTATTGGCCGTACTCAGCCAGCCATGAGTGCCGCACTATCGCGGCTGCGCGGATTGCTTAATGATGAACTTTTCATCCGAAGCCCGGGCGGGTTACAACCAACCCCACGCGCCCTTGATCTTGCCGAACCACTCGGTCATGCGCTCGCCGAAATTCAGCGCACGCTTGATTTCACCCAGACATTCGATCCGACGACCTCAACCGCGACCTTTTCCGTCGCACTTTCGGATCACCCGACCTTCAAGGTCCTACCCGTGCTGCTTGATGCCCTGCGTCAAAAGGCGCCGGGCATCACGCTACGGATCAGCAATTTCACCGCCAGGGATGATGCCATTAACCTGCTTGATGCGGGCGAAGCCGATCTGACGATTGGGGTGCCCCCCACGGCAAGTGGGCGCATATTGACCCGCCCGCTTTTTTCCGAAAACTTTGTCTGCGTGATGCGTCGCGACCATCCGGCAGCCAAGGCACCGCTGGATCTTCCGGCTTTCCTTTCGCTATCGCATTTGCTGGTATCACCGGAAAATGACTGCTTTGGTCTGGTGGATGCGGCACTGGCAAAAATGGGCCATAAACGCCGCCTTGCCGTGACCCTGCCAACGATGTACGCCGCCCCGCTTGTGATTGCTCGCTCCGATCTGATCGCGACCCTGATGGCTGGCGTCATTCCAGCGTCTGGCCAGGACGATGCTCTTGCCATTCGATCGCTTCCCTTCGATCTTGATCCGATCGGCTTCACCATGTCTTGGCATCGCCGCAATGAAGTCCATCCCGCACAACGCTGGCTGCGCGATTTTGTCGCGGGCCTGCCGCTTGATGAATAA
- a CDS encoding VOC family protein, with product MMITAATPLLNVAEIHRSIDFYRLLGFEVVARTLSDLDEQPVWAMLEAGDGDTRIRLMLAAHGGVSHEERRMRPSFAGLVWYLECNDIEGMFVALNDAGFKPEPVTELEDGTYQFFVRDPDGYEIALTEPNGYTVG from the coding sequence ATGATGATCACAGCCGCCACACCGCTTTTAAACGTTGCCGAGATTCACCGCAGCATCGATTTTTACCGTTTGCTGGGGTTTGAGGTGGTGGCGCGTACCTTGTCCGATCTGGATGAGCAACCGGTCTGGGCGATGCTGGAGGCAGGTGACGGGGATACCAGAATCCGTTTGATGCTGGCCGCGCATGGCGGTGTTTCGCATGAAGAGCGCCGGATGCGACCATCCTTTGCCGGGCTGGTCTGGTATCTGGAATGCAATGATATTGAGGGCATGTTTGTCGCGCTAAACGATGCCGGGTTCAAGCCAGAGCCGGTGACGGAGCTTGAGGACGGCACGTATCAGTTCTTTGTCCGTGATCCGGACGGATATGAAATTGCGTTGACAGAACCCAATGGTTACACGGTCGGGTAG
- the greB gene encoding transcription elongation factor GreB has protein sequence MDRPIYMTPEGLSALRTELDHLWKKERPETVAVVSWAAGNGDRSENGDYIYGKKRLREIDRRVRYLRKRIEDAVVVDPREQPDHSRVFFGATVTYVNARDEEVTIRIVGEDEAESLKGKISWISPVARALMKAGVGDVVTLRTPAGEDELEVLKISYPTV, from the coding sequence ATGGACAGACCGATTTACATGACCCCCGAAGGGCTCTCAGCCCTTCGCACCGAACTTGATCACCTGTGGAAGAAGGAACGCCCCGAAACCGTTGCCGTGGTTTCATGGGCGGCAGGCAATGGTGACCGGTCGGAAAATGGTGATTACATCTATGGCAAGAAACGCCTGCGCGAAATTGATCGCCGGGTGCGGTATCTGCGTAAACGGATTGAGGATGCGGTGGTTGTCGATCCGCGCGAACAACCCGATCACAGCCGGGTCTTCTTTGGTGCCACGGTCACCTATGTGAATGCGCGGGACGAAGAAGTCACCATCCGCATCGTTGGCGAGGACGAGGCCGAAAGCCTCAAAGGCAAAATAAGCTGGATTTCCCCCGTCGCGCGCGCCCTGATGAAAGCCGGTGTCGGTGATGTGGTGACGCTGCGCACGCCAGCCGGCGAGGACGAACTTGAAGTCCTGAAAATCAGCTACCCGACCGTGTAA
- a CDS encoding NADP-dependent oxidoreductase has translation MKAVRIDDYNTAPVIRDIATPEIGPEDVLVRVGAAALNPLDVKLQSGVLQGYFPLEFRYTMGSDISGMIEDVGANVIGWQKGDKVIARLDPVAGGAFAGFACVPANYLVKLTEDMPLEVAAGIPTAAGTAWQVLFEMGDLGVGQTVLIHAGAGGVGSFAIQFARAAGARVIATASGDGIDIARTLGADQVIDYRHADFAEMLSDIDLVIDSIGGETQQKSFGVLRSGGRLLSLVAPPDEALAHAHNVNAQFVFHMSDGERLARVVSAIHENKVKVLIDRTVPIDQFGDAFTRQASGRARGKIIVTMV, from the coding sequence ATGAAAGCCGTCAGAATTGATGATTACAATACGGCACCTGTCATCCGCGATATTGCCACACCGGAAATCGGCCCGGAGGACGTGCTGGTCCGGGTGGGAGCAGCAGCTCTTAATCCGCTGGATGTCAAATTGCAAAGCGGCGTGTTGCAGGGCTATTTCCCGCTGGAATTCCGATACACGATGGGATCAGATATTTCCGGGATGATCGAGGACGTCGGCGCAAATGTGATCGGCTGGCAGAAAGGTGACAAGGTTATTGCCCGGCTTGATCCGGTCGCAGGTGGTGCCTTTGCCGGGTTCGCCTGTGTTCCGGCAAATTACCTTGTGAAGCTAACTGAAGACATGCCGCTTGAAGTGGCCGCAGGCATTCCGACGGCGGCGGGAACAGCGTGGCAGGTGCTGTTCGAGATGGGCGATCTTGGTGTCGGGCAGACCGTTCTGATCCATGCCGGGGCAGGCGGGGTGGGCAGCTTTGCCATCCAGTTTGCCCGTGCGGCCGGCGCGCGCGTGATTGCAACCGCATCCGGGGACGGGATCGACATTGCGCGGACATTGGGCGCAGATCAGGTGATTGATTATCGTCATGCTGATTTTGCTGAAATGCTTTCGGACATCGATCTGGTGATCGACAGCATTGGCGGTGAAACACAGCAAAAATCGTTTGGAGTTCTGCGAAGCGGCGGCAGGTTGCTATCGCTTGTTGCCCCGCCGGACGAGGCATTGGCACATGCGCACAATGTCAATGCGCAGTTTGTGTTTCATATGTCTGACGGGGAACGGTTGGCGCGGGTTGTTTCAGCGATACACGAGAATAAAGTGAAGGTCCTGATCGACCGGACCGTGCCAATCGATCAGTTCGGCGATGCCTTTACCCGGCAAGCATCGGGCCGGGCGCGCGGCAAGATCATTGTGACAATGGTTTAA
- a CDS encoding ester cyclase, with product MTDQINTSAITGVSDPDRNAIEALYRAFSEGADLLDEAVCSDWQDIPLAPGQEPGRDGMKPLIRAFRAAFPDVKIIVHEMIGGPGRVAVRAEITGTHSGEWFGIAPTGKAFRMPIHEFHYVENGKVTHTWHLEDWLGWLYQVGAWPITDQEASQ from the coding sequence ATGACGGATCAAATTAATACGTCCGCGATTACCGGGGTATCAGACCCGGATCGCAACGCCATCGAAGCACTGTACCGGGCTTTCAGCGAAGGTGCCGACCTTTTGGATGAGGCGGTTTGCAGCGACTGGCAGGATATCCCGCTGGCCCCCGGGCAGGAACCGGGACGCGACGGCATGAAGCCGCTGATCAGGGCGTTTCGGGCTGCCTTTCCAGACGTGAAAATCATCGTCCACGAAATGATTGGCGGACCGGGCCGAGTTGCCGTGCGGGCCGAAATCACCGGCACGCATTCAGGCGAATGGTTCGGGATTGCGCCGACAGGCAAGGCATTTCGCATGCCGATCCACGAATTCCATTATGTCGAAAACGGCAAAGTGACCCATACGTGGCATCTGGAAGACTGGCTTGGCTGGTTGTATCAGGTGGGCGCATGGCCAATCACTGATCAGGAGGCCTCGCAATGA